The genomic region TACCCAAACAACCATTTATAAGTCAAACTGCACCTGAATGCACCCTTATTTGAGTTAATGACTTTCCAAgtgaatacattaaaataaatacacaacaagTGGCAGGAGAGgctattatttattaatattatgtaCAATTACACCATCGTAATGTCCAGATAACACATTGACAAAGTCAAGGTATGAATACTGGCTCCTGCTTTATTAAGATGTCTTATACagtaatgcttttattttttttcacccacCTTTTGAAtctcagatctttttttgttaatttaattgTATCAATATTGTCTATTAATAATCCTTAGAGTGTATCTGAGgcacacagggagaacatgaataaaataagtgtaaaaaagaagaataaaacaaaaaacttaagagcagatgtattgtgtgtgtgtgtgtgtggggggggggggNNNNNNNNNNCATATCTATAAAACAGTGACTATATAATGTTTTGAGCCAGATGAAAATAAGAGTTGATATTTTCCTTGGACTCAGACGAtcatcctgtctttttttttcagtgttaatGGACTCACATGACTCTCTTTCCACAACCATTCTTCCTTCTCATTAGCATCACAGAGATACATGTGGTACTGAGACAAAAATAGTACAGAAAAATTTGTCTGAAGTGCATTTTGGACTTCATtgtaaacaaagacagaatTGTCCAATAACGTCTTCTCCTCTGTTTAATTCAAGGAGCAATATCTCTcaggaaaaagtgtgtgtgtgtgttgtgtgaatgaGCGTATTAGACGTGTTAAAAGGCTTCAGGTAATAGTGgcgtttgtgtttttttatttttttatttgagcagCTGAACATCCAACTgtattttatcacatttttaaagttttaaaagttatgtgtgcgtgtgtgtgtgtgtgtgtgtgtgtgtttctgtactAAAATGAGCTGTAGGTAGTGTGGGCATGTGTTTAGGTCTAGGTGTTTTAGGTGTCGTCATGTACtgcgttttgtgtgtgtgtgtgtgtgtgtgtgtgtgtgtgtgtgtgtgtgtgtgtgtgtgtgtgtgtgtgtgagaactcATACCTAAGTCATATATATTATGTACAATACAATGTTGCAATTTATCTGTTGAATCTTACATACAGTGAATACAGGGTGCAAACTTTGTCCCAAGAggggagctgtgtgtgtctttgtgtgtgtgtgtgtgtgtgtgtgtgtgtgtgtgtgtgtgtgtgtgtgtgtgtgtgtgtgtgtgtgtgtttgtttatgtatgtggCTCAGTTCCAGATCTTAAGGAAGCTGTCCCAGGACCCGGTGCTCACCGCCAGGCCGTCATCTGTCACGCCCAGACAGCTCACACGATTGTCATGACCGGCCAGGACCCCTGCAGGGGGGACAAGGACAGACAAAAGAAGACTtgttacagtaaaatgttttgctcTTTGACCaaacatgtacttttttttttaacaaaataggGCTTGACACGTGTGAATTCACTGGGAAGTCTGGCACAGAGCGCTTTTTAAAAGACTCATAAGTCAAcctaaaattagaaaaaaaaacattgagcgTTAGTTCTGTAAATCCATATTCTGATAATTTTATATTGCATTTTGTAGGTTCACACAATGATGTGCATAccattaaaacattattatgGATTATTGGTTTTGTTTCAGTAACAACAAAAACTCTTCACCatcatctttccacttttcacCTAAATCCCATTGGAGTCATTTGCATGAAAATACCAAAGTAAAGacataaaatattttcttatcACCTCCGTTGATTAGTATTAGTCAGTTACCCTGAAATGATTAAATAtaccatactgtatattatttatttatatagaattcTGAGCaattcattctttttaaaagaggCAAATTATCCTCTGAATTGCATATTGAAATTGAGCATTATGTTATCTATAACTTTTCCGTCACTCTTTTTGCACCAAACGCACTTATACTTGGTTTTTGAGTGAGGTATTACAGGTGCTGGTCAGATAAGAGTGGGTTTTACTTTGAagtatacaaacaaaaaatattccCTGATGTCTCACTGAGGTAACTCCACAATTAAGTAACCCTTGCTTGAGCTTCAGGTTGAACCTTTTCAGACTTATTCTTTGACATCGCACCAGTACACAGCTGTTTCCACCCACCTGCTCTGTCTCCCTTCATGGCGTCCCAGATGTTGCAGTTAAAGTCATCGTAACCAGCCAGCAGCAAACGACCGGAGCGGGAGAAAGCCACAGAGGTGATACCACAAATGATGTTGTCATGGCAGTAGAGGCTGAGCTCCTGGTCTGCACGCAGGTCAAACAGCCTGCAGGTGGCGTCATCTGAGCCTGTGGCGAAGGCGCTGCCATTGGGAAAGAACTGTGGAGGAACCCAGGAAAATGGATGAGCAGCAGGAGGGGTGGGTACAGATACATCAAAGTACTCTTCAGAAGAGATGGCAAGCAGGTGATTCTGTGTAGGAGAAGAGTTCCCTACATGCCCTAATACGACAAACTGTGTTCTCATTGGCTAATGGTGTCTCTGCTCTTGGACTGAATCAGATTAATCTGAGAGATGATTGTCATATTTTAATACTGAATCTGTCTACCTGTCATACAtcgtatttaacctctgtggtGTATCAGTCCAGGCTCAGGCTCAGTGGGAGTCTGGACTGATGCAGGAGGTTCAGATATGGTGTTAATTGATAATCCTCTATCGTGCTCTGAGTTTAAAATCCCCCCAAAGCTGGAGACAAGACTGTGTGTGACATCACTGACACACATCCTGGAGCTGCTCTGTTGATCGTGTATTAAACGTACAGTACACGGGAGGGAAGGACTGCCACCTTAGACCACTGCTGGGCTGATACCCAGTGGCAGACAATTGGAATTTCTAATAGACATATGAGTTACTCATATTCCGATCAATTTTTGACAACTTGTAGTTTTGTCACAAGCCTcggcacactcacacagatggCGTTGATGTCCGACTCGTGGCCCGTGAAGGTCTGCCGGCACATGCTGTCCCTGATGTCCCACAGTTTGACCGAGGCGTCGCAGGCTCCCGACACAAAGGTGCGGAGGTCGGGCGACAGGGACAGACTCATGACGTCACCGCTGTGGCCGGAGAAAACAGTGGTCTGCTGACTCGTCTCGATGTCCCACAGTGCACTGGGGCAGAGAGCGCAGAGTTAGACACTGATCTGCTCAGGGAAACATGCACTGCACACTGTCTGTGTTTTGATCTTTGTAGGCTCACCATGTGGTGTCTCCGGAACTCGTGATGATTTGATTGTCATCAATGAAACGGCAGCATGACAGGTAACCTGAGAGACCAGAGTACAGGTGAGTTTGTGTTGTGGAAGTGAATGAAACTGAAAGGTGATTGTGGAGTGGCACTGCTAGCGTCTACtgtaataaacacaaaatagaaCTGTTACTGTATCAGTACACTGGACGTACAAAACCTTAGGGTTTATGCAGAGAAGTGAAGTAAATGTCATTTACTGCATTCATACACATTTATATCAATCTAGAAAATAGCAATTCATGATAGAAATGTTTTTCGTGCTTTCCGTGGTGTAGACCTCGACACACCGGATGCTTTATGAGGATAACATTGCATTTGCATCTTTCCCAAAGCTTCATCTGTTATCAATTGTCTAGTGTCCTTTTAGGACAATATAATatgatacaatattaaaatattacatcgaaattaattgatttttatcAACCAAAAATATCCAGAGAGGTACTAATGCATGCAGCCTTCCTCTCAGGCTGCATTCAGCTccaaaaaagaagcaaatatcCATCAATTAAGTTTGGCAGACTGTGCGTAGCCTGAGAGGCCAAACCGGTAAAACGTCTACTGCtgctcatgaagctcattgctGTGAACACGCGATAAACACCTTGATATTAAGTTGCAGCCCATTTTGCAAATTATGTACAGCAGAACAGTAGCTACAGTGACACAAACCAGTCTCGCAGACTGGAGTTGATGTCTCAGCTCATTAAGACAGCTCTGCCCCGCAATAAGTTAACCGTGTCAATGAAATCCCCATTGTTTAGGGGGTTTGGGAGCAGAGCTTTCCCTTGAGGCAGGAGACTGCCTGCTGCACGCTCGCCTGAAACCTCTCACCATTTTGATTCGTCAGAGTGGTTGAGAGTGGGATGTTCTCTCACCTGTGTGGCCAGGTAGCTCCCTGCTGACCCTGACGTTGCCCTCGCGAGTCTTCAAGCAGTAGATGGAGCAGACGTTGTCCAGGCCTCCGCAGGCCACGTAGTTCCCAGAGGGGGCGTACGCACAGGTCATCACCCAGGAGGAGCGCAGGGGGATGGCATGTATCTAGGAAGGTATTTGGAAGCAACAGGCATTTAACTTTTGGAGTAGAAGGAACCCCCATGCAAGGTCTCTTGTAATAACAGCATAACAATGATTATTAACACTGAAAATCCAATGCTAATTCCGCTATAAATCTTAAAATCCGTTACTAAAATGGTTGCAAAGAAAGCTGTTATGAATCAACCACACTCCTACAAGAGAAAGACTTTCCCCTACTTTCACTTGCAGTTCGGATAGAGGCCAAGTGTGACTATTTATTCAGCTGATGAGAATTTTTCAGCTGACTGTACCTTGTTAGTGGTGTAGCTGTCCCAGACAATCAGTTTTCCATCTTGAGAGGCACTAACCAGAAGCCTGTGGAGACAAACGTTCAAACATTTCATACCATATCTATCGATGGACGTCCAATTTGGCTTGGTGTGTTTATTATCTGTTGACTTTCATTTGAAGAAAACATCCCAGTTTTCCACAGTTACTTGTTAACTTGTAATGAGGCAAGATGTTGAAAACTGAACACTTTGGTTTTACCAAATATTTTAGAATACACACATGTGGAATATAACTACACTACAGCTTTCATGCTTTTTTGATTCCATAGTTTTGGACCTAAAACTGGTTTGAAAAGAGAGACTTTTGGATGTTTTGGCTCAGCAGTACTTTGAGCTACATGCTAGCATCAGAATGCTATCCccatgacaatgctaacatgctattGTTAATGTTTACCAGgctcaccatcttagtttagcatgttagcatgctaacatttgctaatcagccctaaacacacagcacagtgtAAACAGGCAAAGACCTCATTTAGGCCAACACTTTGCAGAATGGCTAGGTAGCCTGCACAAGCTTGGTAAGCTTGGTAGCTTGGTAACTAAAATGCAATATATTATCTTATGTTTAGTTGATATTGTATGAAGCCATAATGTAATAGTGTACAGCACCTGCAAAGTGAAATGCTTTAatcaccaaaacaaaatgtttggtACTCACTTAGAGTCAGTGCCCCAGTGCATGGCGTAGATCTTGGCAAGGTGGCCCCGGAGTGTACGTCGGGTCCGCATCTGAATCCGCCCCACAGGATCCAGACCAGCAGTTATCTAGTTTAGTGAGGAGAGGTTAATCAAATAATTAGTTCAAATGAAATTCAcccttttatttgtattgataACTGTGTGCGATAGAAAGTTCGACAGATCTTGAGATTGTAACAATGTTGTAAGCTATAATACTCtgaagacaaaataacaaaggGACAGCTAATATGTCAtcaagactttttttataaataataatattttagtaATGTATAAAGCACAGAACAGGGCTATGGTAAACCAGTATGGTTATACTCTATGTGGGTGGAAATTGAGTTTGAATGAATCTATTTTTTCAATCTGTGCGTTACAAAATAAGTAGTGTAAgacttaataaaaataaaaaaagattttgagaAGCTGCTCTGCTTTTTCTATGAGAACCTAAAAACTCCCGGGTCTTTAAAACCAATTAAGTGTCTCCCATGACCTTTTACTATGTTTCCACATTAATGGTCGCCAAACACATGGTTATAACTAAAATAAAGTCCCCAAAGAGCCACCCAAAACATTATTTAGACACGTATTGTAGCTTTACCACCTGGGACATTAAGTGGCACTTACCTGTGTCAGGGTTGAATCTCCACATGCTTTCCTGGCATCCTGGTGGACGTGGCGTCATAGGATGAAAAAATAAGACATTACACAACATGTTACATATATCAGTATTATCATCCTAAAGATGAAAACTGaactataaaaacatttgacttaCTCGAATCTGGTTCCTCAGTTGCTCTGCCTCCTGGCGAAGCTGCTCCAACTCACTCATTTTGGATTTGTCAGGGCCGTCACCTGTTGGCCATGGGCAAACTTTAAATACCAGACTCTGATTGACATGAAGTATAATCTCGTAATTGACtgctgatgtacagtatattactgAGGCCCATTGGGATTAGCACAGTTTCGCGTTTTCATAATCCAGTAATCCAGGAGTCCACTTTCATCAAAAATGGATCAATTAAGTCAAATAATTTACGTAAAATACTGTTTGGCCCTGATTtgagaaagaaataataaaataaaaaaacacattttaatctcTAAGGATTACTGAACCCACACAGTGAGAATAAACCATGTAATCTGTTTATGGCTCTGCAACCATGCCTGGTTTAACCGAGGAGAATAATCTGTATTGACTAAGCTGCTATCCAACAGCCAGCATCGCTACCAAGCAGAGCGAACACTCCCTTTAAAGCCGAGGGAACTCTACTATGCACTTACAGGTTGTGTATTAAATCAAAACCTGTGCTAATGCTGGACACAGtcatctttttttgtcaccTAGGACACTGCAGTTTCTAAAAATGAACATGGTAGAAGATGTGGCAAACAGGGGTCAAACACACTGTAGGCCTACATCACATCAAGCCTTCAGCAGGAAGCGGCATTTCCTGTTCCTGATAGCCTACAGTTACACATGCAAACAGCTTCCCAAACAGGGAGCTTCTATTTGCATTTGTGGAGCAATTCAAATCCACAGCAAACATGCATACAGTGCACAATGCAAAGGAAGAGCAATTAGCTACAGTAGGTCACTGTTCCCTGGAGGGACTTGCGACCAGATGGATCACACGGCACTAATGGAAGCCAAAAAGGGTTCATCATGGGTCTGAGTCTCCTGGCACAGCTGCTCATTTAGCCAATGAGGAGAaatgcggtgtgtgtgtgtgtgtgtgtgtgtgtgtgtgtgtgtgtgtgtgtgtgtgtgtgtgtgtgtgtgtgtgtatgtatgtgcgcATCAGAGATCAGGCCTAGATGGGTCCAGCCAGATGCTCGGATGCAGGCGGCTGGAGGGCGAGCAGATTTGTGCTGAAGTCATGCCAGTGGACAGTGGTAAAAAAGACACATATCATACAGACTCCACCTGCACTCATGCATGGCCTGGCAGCCAACCAGAGGCTATCTCCTCCATGATGATACTGATGAGGAAGGTGACATTAGAATAAAGCATATTCTTAGCGCCTGAACATTAACTGGCCTTTCGAGAACACCTTTAATAACACAAGGAGAGAGAAATTCAGAGAGCATGATGCCAAAGTGTGAGTGGCCCCACCCCTTTGGATGCACATCTGATGTGGAACGACACTAACATGGCATCTGCAAACTGGAGCAGAGCGCAGAGCCCACAGCCACAGCATGTCTGACAGAGTAAATGTTAATGTCAGGGAAACTGTGCGGCTCTGCCTGCTCCCTCCCAGGTTTTAACACATGCAGGCCTGGCCTGGGAGCTCCGCACGGAAATAAAAGCCGCAGTAAAGAAAGAAGCGGGTACAACAAGACAGATTCAAACATCCTATTGAAAACCAcaataagcattttttttcagcGTCTGGAGCCTTAATAGATTCCTAGTGTATTTGAACATGAAGGCAGGCCCCGTGAATGCAGCCTACATCACATATTGATCAGCACAGCGGCTGATGAAGGCCCTGACCACATCTTGTTTCAGATGCTGAGCTTCAGAAATGCGGATGTAGCTCAATTCATTTAGTCAAAATGATGCCACGAATAGGCACATCATCACCCAGCCATCTTACACTCAATGGGCTGGCCTACAGCGGTTGTCACAGCGTTTGATAATGGGTGGCTACCTGTTAATTCCCCCGatgattttgctgcttttttttctctgccgTGGAAAAACCGAAAGCAACGtcccccctaaaaaaaaaaaagatctagcTACAGGCCTATGTCTTTTTCACTCATTAAAAAATAGGATCCACTTAAAGCTCCGTGTATCACGATTAGACTGTTTCCAAATCCTTCAGCGAACAGGCAAACGGAGGAGGGctacacacatttccatttctcTGCTTTAGCGGAGGCTTCTGAAAAAAGATgaaatctgctgctgctgtgctgcCGTTTCCTCCTCgaaatgttttttctccttttttcacGCCCGATCagttaacaaaaacatctttgtcCAATGCGacgtaaacaaacacaattcaGCTCGGGGTCCCCGGCCCGCATCAAGCACTGTCCATTACTAT from Etheostoma cragini isolate CJK2018 chromosome 13, CSU_Ecrag_1.0, whole genome shotgun sequence harbors:
- the gnb2 gene encoding guanine nucleotide-binding protein G(I)/G(S)/G(T) subunit beta-2 — encoded protein: MSELEQLRQEAEQLRNQIRDARKACGDSTLTQITAGLDPVGRIQMRTRRTLRGHLAKIYAMHWGTDSKLLVSASQDGKLIVWDSYTTNKIHAIPLRSSWVMTCAYAPSGNYVACGGLDNVCSIYCLKTREGNVRVSRELPGHTGYLSCCRFIDDNQIITSSGDTTCALWDIETSQQTTVFSGHSGDVMSLSLSPDLRTFVSGACDASVKLWDIRDSMCRQTFTGHESDINAICFFPNGSAFATGSDDATCRLFDLRADQELSLYCHDNIICGITSVAFSRSGRLLLAGYDDFNCNIWDAMKGDRAGVLAGHDNRVSCLGVTDDGLAVSTGSWDSFLKIWN